The Chiloscyllium plagiosum isolate BGI_BamShark_2017 unplaced genomic scaffold, ASM401019v2 scaf_8627, whole genome shotgun sequence genomic interval AGGAGCCCGCTCAGTCCATCTGACCTGCTATCCCTTCCCTCCCTTTTAGCCCCAGAGGAGGCCATCCTGCACCACAGTCCGTGTTCCTGTTCCCCGACCCCTTTCCGGGACAGAGGATCCTCTTGtgggactgggatgaggagagaCATTTCTCCAAAGGAAGGAGGTCTGGGGGAGGGGGTTGGTTTGTAACCGTGGACTGGGTTTCGTGAGGGGGTTGGCGCGTGCGCGAGAGACGCGTTCGTTTCCCCCCCAGCTAAAGGAAGGAGCAGCTGCCCTCCAGTGAGGGTGGGTCAGAGAAGTCTGGAGAAGGGCCCTGGGGCGGTTCCCGAGTGGCGACGGGGGCCCCAATCCTCAGCCCTGGCCTGGGAGTGGCTGAGGGCGTGGTGGGGTAGGCCGAAGTGTAGGCCGCAGGCCTGGGGACTGGGCTGAGGCCTAGTCCCGTCTGCAGGCCACAACTGGCAGTGGGGGGAAACCAGGCAGAGTAGGCCGCAGGCCTGGGGACTGGGCTGAGGCCTAGTCTGGTCTGCAGGCCGCCACTGGCAGTGTGTGGAAACGAGGCAGAGTAGGCCACAGGCCTGGGGACTGGGATGAGGCCTAGTCGCGTCTGTGGGCCACTACTGGGAGTGTGTGGAAACGAGGTGGAGTAGGCCAAAGGCCTGGGGACTGGGCTGAGGCCTAGTCCCGTCTGTGGGCCACTACTGGGAGTGTGTGCAAGTGACCGGGTGTAGGCCGTGGGCCCAGGCAAAGGGTTAGGACCGACCCCGGACAGGAAGCCAGGCCCGGGAGGGGCGGCGACCGGCGCCCAGGGCCCAAGGGTGACTGAGGTGGGCCAGAACCGCGAAGGTTCCTGAGCGGCCAAGAGGCAGGGTGGTGGGGGAAGAGTCACGCAGCCTCTGCGGGAGGGCGAGGACCGGGAGTGCTGAGAGGGCCTGGGTTTTGAGCTAGGGGGTGAGCGCGCGGTCTGGCCAGGGAGGGGAGACCTGGACGAGGGGGGCGTGGGGGTCCTGGGGTCCGTGCTGTCAGAAACGGACCCGGTCGGGCCCCCGCCGTCGAGGCCATCGGTCGCGTGGGGTCCAGATGCTGAGAGCGCGTCCTCTTCGGCTCCTTCGCTCAGCTCCACCTCGTCCCCCTGGACAGACATCccttcagaaagagagagagagagagagagagagagatcagagatgAGGCCTAGAGTATATCCatctccctccgacagtgcggccctccctcagtactgggcaccgggagggagggagtgtgggcCTGGATTATGGAGCTCAAGGCCTAGAGTATACCCATCTTACCCCTCGGGgctccctctccccttaaacctacacccccccccactagttctggaccccgggggggggtgggtgggtggggagagatcttgtctatttaccctccacccctcgtgattttataaacctctataaggtcacccccctcagacgctccggggaaaacagcccccccCCCGccggcctctccctgtagctcaaacctggGAGACGTGGGTCTGTGCGAGGGCGGCGTCATGGCCCGGGGGCGGATTTATTGCCAAACGGCTCGAGGTGAGCCCCTTGCTGCCAAACCGAGCGCTTCGGAATAGGAAAACCAATTGAATCTAAATCTGACCGTTTCGACGATTGGCCCTGCCAGGAGATTGAGCTGTCTCCCTTTGTCGTACACTCTCGCACACTCACATGcgcgctctctctttctcgtgcCCGCACAATCACATGCTCACTCTCTCGTGCACACACGCTCATGTGCACACTCTCTCGtgcacacacacgctcacatacGTTCTCTCTTTCgagcgcgcgcgcgcacacacactcattctttTCCGTGCACAGGgccactcacatgcacactctttCCCGTGCGCGCACAAACTCGTGCACTCTctttctcatgcacacacatgctcAGCCTCGTGCACACACAGGCTCGCATGCTCACACTCTTTCtcgtgcacacactcacatgcgcaTTCTcgtgcacacacatgcaccagctctctctctcatgcacacacatgctcacTTTC includes:
- the LOC122547452 gene encoding extensin-like, yielding MSVQGDEVELSEGAEEDALSASGPHATDGLDGGGPTGSVSDSTDPRTPTPPSSRSPLPGQTARSPPSSKPRPSQHSRSSPSRRGCVTLPPPPCLLAAQEPSRFWPTSVTLGPWAPVAAPPGPGFLSGVGPNPLPGPTAYTRSLAHTPSSGPQTGLGLSPVPRPLAYSTSFPHTPSSGPQTRLGLIPVPRPVAYSASFPHTASGGLQTRLGLSPVPRPAAYSAWFPPTASCGLQTGLGLSPVPRPAAYTSAYPTTPSATPRPGLRIGAPVATREPPQGPSPDFSDPPSLEGSCSFL